The following proteins are encoded in a genomic region of Methanomassiliicoccales archaeon:
- the yjjX gene encoding inosine/xanthosine triphosphatase: MRVGVGGTFNVLHKGHRRLLDTAISEGDELAVGLMSDAYCQENKSSIIPYHQREGALREYLDDRKIRYSITPLSVKEGTAPEDPELSVLVVSEETQLLGPKINDMRLRNGLRMVKVVVVPYVLADDYRPISSTRILAGEIDVEGKLKRPLKVMIGSLNPVKVAAVRGVIERFYPQLEIVAMDVSGGVGEQPWGQEAERGAMERARACLGNGDLGVGIEAGVWDGEDGLYDVQFCVIVDAMGRTTVGHGMGFRYPPAVAELVRNGSSVGDACAQLFEEGDQGSGKGAIGILTNDVLDRKTLTEQAVLAAMVPRIRKELYW, from the coding sequence ATGAGGGTCGGCGTGGGAGGAACGTTCAACGTCCTGCATAAGGGGCATCGGAGGCTTTTGGACACGGCCATATCCGAGGGCGATGAGCTTGCGGTCGGCCTGATGAGCGACGCATATTGCCAAGAGAACAAGTCCTCCATCATACCATATCACCAAAGGGAGGGCGCGCTGCGGGAGTACCTGGACGATAGAAAGATAAGGTACAGTATAACTCCCCTGAGCGTTAAGGAGGGCACCGCCCCAGAGGACCCCGAGCTGAGCGTGCTGGTGGTGTCCGAGGAGACCCAGCTGTTAGGACCGAAGATAAACGACATGCGCCTGCGGAACGGATTGCGCATGGTAAAAGTGGTCGTCGTGCCGTACGTTCTGGCCGACGACTACCGGCCGATCAGCTCCACCCGGATACTGGCCGGGGAGATCGACGTCGAGGGCAAGCTGAAACGTCCGCTCAAGGTCATGATCGGTTCCCTCAACCCGGTCAAGGTCGCGGCCGTCCGGGGCGTCATCGAACGCTTCTACCCCCAGTTGGAGATCGTGGCAATGGACGTGAGCGGCGGAGTGGGTGAACAGCCTTGGGGCCAGGAGGCCGAACGGGGTGCGATGGAAAGGGCCAGGGCCTGCCTGGGGAACGGTGACCTGGGAGTAGGGATCGAGGCTGGAGTTTGGGATGGGGAGGACGGGCTGTACGACGTGCAGTTCTGTGTCATCGTCGACGCTATGGGGCGGACGACCGTCGGCCACGGTATGGGCTTCCGTTACCCGCCGGCAGTGGCTGAGCTGGTGCGGAACGGTTCATCGGTCGGAGACGCCTGCGCTCAGCTTTTCGAGGAAGGGGACCAGGGATCCGGAAAGGGAGCCATCGGAATTCTGACCAACGATGTCCTCGACCGGAAAACGTTGACGGAACAAGCGGTGCTGGCGGCCATGGTGCCTCGGATAAGGAAAGAGCTCTACTGGTAG
- a CDS encoding DUF2116 family Zn-ribbon domain-containing protein has protein sequence MNQKIAQHKHCRSCGKAFVGDGRYCSTECGEGNEKKLKGKKRQLLILYVISVIILIFALVLTVR, from the coding sequence ATGAACCAAAAAATCGCCCAGCACAAGCATTGCCGGTCCTGCGGCAAGGCCTTCGTGGGCGATGGCCGTTACTGTTCCACGGAATGCGGGGAGGGCAACGAGAAAAAGCTCAAGGGCAAGAAGCGCCAGCTGCTCATCCTCTACGTCATTAGCGTTATCATCCTGATCTTCGCGTTGGTTCTAACGGTGAGATGA
- the pheT gene encoding phenylalanine--tRNA ligase subunit beta, whose product MPVINFNLEDLKSLIGTRMEDREILDRIPMIGADFHDFDPVSKETSIEFFPNRPDLYSVEGIARALRAFFDIQLGLRTYDIAASDLVMKVESSVKNVRPYVVGAVIRGVKMDDATIRSLMELQEKLHMTVGRKRAKVAIGVHDLDKVEPPFTYKAVPPNSISFVPLAKQEEMTLSEVLEKHEKGRDYKHLLNGKELYPVILDRNNQLLSFPPIINGRLTTVTPETKNLFIDVTGTDYNTISGVLNIVCTSIAERSGVIETITLRGEEKGMSPNLRPKQWLLDVERTNAALGLDLEPLAMCQCLTRMGYSAEPKGRKVKVSSSPVRMDLMHPADVVEDVAIGYGYENFGNSRPVFSTIGGERKMERVADLVRQMMVGFGYWEVTTLTLSSLNEQFDMVRLPPAEAVEVLNPVSEDHNCLRVHLIPSLMAILRKSQHRDLPQRIFEVGDVVISTKRRKHLAVLAIHSKASFTEMKSLAEGVLKELGVQCSLQSGNMGMFIPGRCAVIKVNGRQVGHFGELHPQVITAYELGYPIISFELDLQDLMSGRGEKLI is encoded by the coding sequence ATGCCAGTCATCAATTTCAACCTTGAGGACCTGAAGTCCCTTATCGGGACGCGTATGGAGGACCGGGAAATCCTGGACCGCATACCCATGATCGGCGCCGACTTCCACGACTTCGACCCGGTCAGCAAGGAAACCTCCATCGAGTTCTTCCCTAACCGCCCCGATCTCTATTCCGTAGAGGGAATAGCCAGGGCGTTGCGGGCCTTCTTCGACATCCAGCTGGGACTGCGCACCTACGACATCGCCGCCTCGGACCTTGTGATGAAGGTGGAGAGCTCGGTCAAGAACGTCCGTCCCTACGTTGTTGGGGCGGTCATCCGGGGCGTGAAGATGGACGACGCCACCATACGCTCGCTCATGGAGCTGCAGGAGAAGCTGCACATGACCGTGGGGCGCAAGCGGGCCAAGGTGGCCATCGGCGTCCACGACCTGGACAAGGTAGAACCGCCATTCACCTACAAGGCCGTACCGCCCAATTCCATATCCTTCGTTCCCCTGGCCAAGCAGGAAGAGATGACCCTATCCGAGGTGCTGGAAAAGCACGAGAAGGGACGGGACTACAAGCACCTCCTGAACGGCAAGGAGCTCTATCCCGTCATATTGGACCGCAACAACCAGTTGCTGTCCTTCCCCCCGATAATAAACGGTCGTCTGACCACGGTCACCCCGGAGACGAAGAACCTGTTCATCGACGTCACCGGCACGGACTATAACACCATCAGCGGGGTGCTGAACATCGTCTGCACCTCCATAGCGGAGAGGAGCGGGGTCATCGAGACCATCACCCTGCGCGGCGAGGAGAAGGGCATGAGCCCCAACCTTCGGCCGAAGCAATGGTTGCTGGACGTGGAGCGCACCAACGCCGCCTTGGGATTGGACCTGGAACCGCTGGCCATGTGCCAGTGCCTCACCCGCATGGGATACTCTGCTGAACCGAAGGGGCGCAAGGTGAAGGTGTCCTCCTCCCCGGTGAGGATGGACCTGATGCACCCCGCGGACGTGGTGGAGGACGTCGCGATCGGCTACGGCTACGAGAACTTCGGGAACTCCCGCCCGGTCTTCAGCACCATCGGCGGGGAGAGAAAGATGGAGAGGGTGGCCGACCTGGTCCGTCAGATGATGGTCGGATTCGGGTACTGGGAGGTGACCACCTTGACGCTCTCCTCCCTGAACGAGCAGTTCGACATGGTGCGCCTCCCTCCGGCGGAGGCGGTGGAGGTGCTGAACCCGGTCAGCGAGGACCACAACTGCCTGCGCGTCCATCTCATACCTTCGCTGATGGCCATCCTACGCAAGAGCCAGCACCGCGACCTTCCCCAGCGCATCTTCGAGGTCGGCGATGTTGTCATCTCCACCAAGCGCCGCAAGCATCTGGCCGTCCTGGCCATACACTCCAAGGCCAGCTTCACCGAGATGAAGTCCCTGGCCGAGGGCGTGCTCAAGGAACTGGGGGTGCAATGTTCGTTGCAGTCGGGGAATATGGGCATGTTCATTCCCGGCAGGTGCGCGGTGATCAAGGTCAACGGGCGCCAAGTGGGACATTTCGGTGAACTGCACCCGCAGGTCATCACCGCCTACGAGCTAGGATACCCCATCATCTCATTCGAACTGGACCTGCAGGACCTGATGTCAGGCCGCGGAGAGAAGCTCATCTGA
- a CDS encoding 3-hydroxy-3-methylglutaryl-CoA reductase, with product ALSYGYNAHVANMLAAVFIATGQDPAQVVEGSMAMTTAELVDDALYFSLRLPSLEVGTVGGGTRLPCQAEALSMMDCLGPGKAKKLAEIAAALVLAGELSTLAAQSAGELGKAHKALGR from the coding sequence GCCCTTTCCTACGGCTACAATGCCCACGTGGCGAACATGCTGGCCGCGGTCTTCATCGCCACCGGTCAGGACCCCGCGCAGGTGGTGGAGGGCAGCATGGCCATGACCACGGCCGAGCTGGTCGATGACGCCCTGTACTTCTCGCTCCGGTTGCCGTCGTTGGAGGTCGGCACCGTGGGAGGTGGGACCAGGCTGCCCTGCCAGGCCGAGGCGCTCTCCATGATGGACTGCCTGGGCCCGGGCAAGGCCAAGAAGCTGGCGGAGATCGCCGCCGCGCTGGTCCTGGCCGGGGAGCTTTCCACCCTGGCGGCGCAATCGGCCGGGGAGCTGGGCAAGGCGCACAAGGCCCTGGGCCGCTGA